The genomic window TCCGAGAGCAGCGCCGATACCGTCGCCCGCAACGCCGACTACGACCACCGCGAGCACGTCGCAGAGCACGGTGCGCTCGAGGGTCGGAATCGGACGATCGCTGCGTTCGTCGCCGATCACGGCGTCGAACACGTGCTGGTCCCGGATCGGTTCCCGACGGCGACCGCGGACGGGCTCCGAGCGCAGGGGATCGAGGTGACCGCCGACCTCGAGGAGACCGTCGCGACGATCCGCGCCCGGAAGACCGACGAGGAGGTCGGGCACCTGAAGGCGGCCCAGCGGGCCAACGAGGCGGCGATGGACCGCGCCGCTGAACTGATCGGTGGCGCCGAGATCGTCACTGGTGCCGATGCCGCGGACGATCAGGACGCCACGCTACACCACGGGGGCGACCCGCTGACGAGCGAGTTCGTCAAGACCGAGATCGAGATCGCCCTCTTGCGGGAGGGCTGCGCCCTCGACGAAACGATCGTCGCCGGCGGTGCCGACGGTGCCGATCCACACAACCGCGGTAGCGGCCCGCTCCCCGCACACGAACCCATCGTCGTGGACATCTTTCCGCGGGACAAGGAGACGAAGTACCACGCCGACATGACGCGGACGTTCGTCCGCGGCCAGCCGAGCGAGGAAGTCGTCCGCCGACACGAAGTGACAATCGCTGCGCAAGAGGCCGCTTTCGACGCGATCGAACCCGGCGCGACCGGTGAAGCCGTCCACGACG from Salinarchaeum sp. Harcht-Bsk1 includes these protein-coding regions:
- a CDS encoding Xaa-Pro peptidase family protein; the encoded protein is MRNSAPLDAALAEHDADGYLIDADATEADQYYLAGFGAPDPFLTCYTPDGVHLLVSELEYGRAKSESSADTVARNADYDHREHVAEHGALEGRNRTIAAFVADHGVEHVLVPDRFPTATADGLRAQGIEVTADLEETVATIRARKTDEEVGHLKAAQRANEAAMDRAAELIGGAEIVTGADAADDQDATLHHGGDPLTSEFVKTEIEIALLREGCALDETIVAGGADGADPHNRGSGPLPAHEPIVVDIFPRDKETKYHADMTRTFVRGQPSEEVVRRHEVTIAAQEAAFDAIEPGATGEAVHDAVCDLYEAEGYETLRSDDTTETGFIHGTGHGLGLEVHELPRLAPDGKELEPGHVVTVEPGLYDPAVGGMRIEDVVVVTEDGFENYVDYPKDLVLE